One Rossellomorea aquimaris DNA window includes the following coding sequences:
- a CDS encoding ribose-phosphate diphosphokinase — MPNSYINSKLKIFSLNSNYHLAKEIADEVGVELGKSSVKRFSDGEIQINIEESIRGCDVFVIQSTCQPVNENLMELLIMVDALKRASAKTINIVMPYYGYARQDRKARAREPITAKLVANLLETAGATRVITLDLHAPQIQGFFDILIDHLMGVPILADYFEERGFNNEDLVIVSPDHGGVTRARKLAERLKAPIAIIDKRRPKPNVAEVMNIVGNIDGKIAILIDDIIDTAGTITLAANALVENGAKEVFACCTHPVLSGPAIERIENSNIKELVVTNSIPLGEEKMIGKVKSLSVAPLISEAIIRVYEQQSVSTLFD, encoded by the coding sequence ATGCCAAACTCTTATATTAATTCCAAATTAAAAATTTTCTCCCTTAATTCAAACTACCATCTTGCAAAGGAAATTGCCGATGAGGTAGGAGTGGAATTAGGGAAATCTTCTGTTAAGCGTTTTAGTGACGGTGAAATCCAGATTAACATTGAAGAAAGTATCCGTGGTTGTGATGTATTCGTCATTCAGTCCACTTGTCAGCCTGTAAACGAAAACCTGATGGAGCTTCTTATTATGGTAGATGCGTTGAAACGTGCATCTGCTAAAACGATTAACATTGTAATGCCTTATTATGGTTATGCCCGTCAGGACCGTAAAGCGAGAGCACGTGAGCCTATCACGGCTAAATTAGTGGCAAACCTGTTGGAAACAGCCGGTGCTACCCGCGTAATCACACTGGACCTGCATGCTCCTCAAATTCAAGGTTTCTTTGATATCCTGATCGATCACCTCATGGGTGTTCCTATCCTAGCGGATTACTTTGAAGAAAGAGGATTCAATAACGAGGACCTTGTCATCGTATCCCCGGACCACGGAGGAGTGACAAGAGCCCGTAAGCTTGCGGAACGCCTAAAAGCGCCGATTGCCATCATTGATAAACGCCGTCCGAAACCGAACGTTGCAGAGGTCATGAACATCGTTGGTAATATTGATGGTAAAATCGCCATCTTAATCGATGATATCATTGATACTGCAGGTACGATCACGCTGGCTGCCAATGCGTTGGTAGAAAACGGTGCAAAAGAAGTATTCGCGTGCTGTACGCATCCTGTTCTTTCAGGTCCGGCGATTGAGCGAATCGAGAATTCAAATATTAAAGAGCTGGTTGTGACGAACTCTATCCCATTAGGCGAAGAGAAAATGATCGGTAAAGTCAAGTCGCTGTCAGTGGCTCCACTAATCAGTGAAGCCATCATCCGTGTCTATGAGCAACAATCTGTCAGCACCCTTTTTGATTAA